Proteins from a genomic interval of Deltaproteobacteria bacterium:
- a CDS encoding 4'-phosphopantetheinyl transferase superfamily protein, with protein sequence MSAYKRVETHRRSPSAIFRTYGAGAEDAERIYFSFSAVQKKKKAHRFSHFRGERFICAEPWSAPVTRMPGSLRLQCCRAFDIGNGGSLQNLANVILSSREMRTWSQLRVPERRCREWLLGRLCAKDAVRVLVNEKKGWGLVPSEIEIVTNDYGRPLVGAKLASELDYPLSISIAHSEGVAVGIAGECRDFRDVGIDIEPATRDCRGLERIILRTSERSLLSTMSRFRRQEWLLCFWCAKEAVAKALGQGMVGGPWGFLVKGVELKTGRIVLKLAGKALQQLPRYRNRVFTVYSGCETDFVYATSVVD encoded by the coding sequence ATGTCGGCATATAAGCGGGTCGAGACTCATCGCAGGAGCCCCAGTGCGATTTTCCGGACCTACGGGGCAGGCGCAGAGGACGCAGAGAGGATATATTTTTCTTTTTCAGCGGTGCAGAAAAAGAAAAAAGCTCACCGGTTTTCGCATTTTCGTGGTGAACGTTTTATTTGCGCTGAACCCTGGTCGGCACCAGTTACTCGTATGCCCGGTTCATTGAGGTTGCAGTGTTGTCGTGCCTTTGATATTGGCAATGGAGGGTCGCTTCAGAATCTGGCCAATGTCATCCTGAGTTCCAGAGAGATGAGAACCTGGTCGCAGTTGCGGGTTCCAGAAAGGCGCTGCCGAGAATGGCTCCTTGGTCGCCTTTGTGCCAAGGATGCGGTGCGAGTTCTTGTCAACGAAAAAAAGGGGTGGGGATTGGTCCCGTCGGAGATAGAAATCGTCACAAATGACTACGGACGTCCCTTGGTTGGTGCGAAGCTAGCCAGCGAGCTGGATTATCCTTTGTCCATTTCTATTGCCCATTCGGAGGGTGTGGCGGTGGGAATTGCTGGTGAATGTCGTGATTTTAGGGATGTAGGTATCGATATAGAGCCTGCCACTCGGGACTGCCGGGGACTAGAGAGGATAATTCTACGTACGAGTGAACGATCCCTTCTATCGACGATGAGTCGATTTAGAAGGCAGGAGTGGTTACTGTGTTTTTGGTGTGCCAAGGAAGCCGTGGCCAAAGCCCTCGGACAGGGAATGGTTGGAGGACCATGGGGTTTTCTGGTGAAAGGTGTGGAACTTAAAACGGGCAGGATAGTCTTGAAGCTTGCCGGCAAAGCTTTGCAGCAGTTGCCTCGTTACAGAAACAGGGTTTTCACCGTTTATTCGGGCTGTGAAACTGACTTTGTTTATGCCACATCGGTTGTAGACTGA
- a CDS encoding GNAT family N-acetyltransferase produces MGEALRYRRLRRSDKKGLCELFYEVFGDGKGTDYWDWKYYQNPAGSHASVIALHGSEVVGILGGIPLRMKVGGDTLLACQGVDTVISGRHRKSSTFFKLEARVTEQMEKAQLAFRYAFTIKETYRLFTTARGFSGVCPIIKMAKVINPRPYLRQKTELGLLTDTLGGVAKCAIRKWNKKKLSVPEGVDIVEISRFDHRFDDLWHRERGNYEIAVARNSEYLNWRYAYAPRRYKVFGVECRQVVKGFIVLGCYKEEVTRGRILDILVERGQKELVDLLVSEALNYFIDQDVDVITCWMLEGWPAFHALKEKGFVPRQTSHDLIVRSYFPDKISNEYLADSSRWYVTMGDSDYY; encoded by the coding sequence TTGGGAGAGGCTTTACGTTATCGACGGCTTCGTAGAAGCGACAAAAAGGGACTCTGCGAACTTTTTTACGAGGTCTTTGGCGATGGAAAGGGTACTGATTACTGGGACTGGAAGTACTACCAAAATCCAGCAGGTTCGCATGCATCAGTAATAGCCTTGCATGGGTCTGAAGTAGTGGGCATTTTAGGTGGTATCCCCCTGAGAATGAAAGTGGGCGGTGATACATTGCTCGCCTGTCAGGGCGTTGATACCGTAATTTCTGGAAGACATCGGAAAAGTTCTACATTTTTCAAACTAGAAGCCAGGGTTACTGAACAAATGGAAAAGGCCCAACTGGCTTTTAGATATGCCTTTACTATAAAAGAAACTTACCGACTGTTTACAACAGCGCGCGGTTTTTCCGGTGTTTGTCCGATAATCAAGATGGCCAAGGTGATCAATCCGAGGCCATATCTTCGGCAGAAGACAGAGTTAGGCTTATTGACGGATACGTTGGGCGGTGTGGCAAAATGCGCTATTAGGAAGTGGAATAAGAAGAAGCTGTCTGTGCCTGAAGGCGTTGACATTGTCGAAATAAGCCGCTTTGATCACAGATTTGACGATCTTTGGCACCGAGAACGGGGAAACTATGAAATAGCAGTGGCCAGGAATAGTGAGTATCTCAACTGGCGATATGCTTACGCACCCAGGCGGTATAAGGTTTTTGGTGTTGAATGTAGGCAGGTTGTTAAAGGGTTTATCGTATTAGGGTGCTACAAAGAGGAGGTTACGAGGGGCCGAATCCTGGATATTTTAGTGGAAAGGGGACAGAAAGAACTGGTGGATTTGCTCGTTTCTGAGGCGCTAAACTATTTCATTGATCAAGACGTGGATGTCATCACGTGCTGGATGCTGGAAGGTTGGCCTGCTTTTCATGCCTTGAAGGAAAAAGGTTTTGTTCCAAGGCAAACGTCCCATGACCTTATTGTTCGGTCATATTTTCCGGACAAGATCAGCAATGAATACTTGGCTGACAGCTCTAGATGGTATGTAACAATGGGGGACAGTGATTATTATTGA
- a CDS encoding CpsD/CapB family tyrosine-protein kinase, whose product MTISKVPPFLQLPPVVRAQFEKLASSIVIPQKKQKLRSIVFMSYNHGEGTSTIVKYFAESLALGQKHNVLVVDANTRTPSLGQRSNGNEVKHKFSFSDLFTGQIEDWALPKPSPDSNFSTVPSGDITYHPSQVFDHEQFDRFIDSAKKLFHFVIFDSSPIGLYYDSIVLSSHVDGVILVVQAERTQPNELKRAKQMLHDSDIPVLGVVLNRRRFRIPAFVYQRFFG is encoded by the coding sequence ATGACAATATCGAAGGTGCCGCCTTTTTTGCAATTGCCACCGGTCGTGCGGGCGCAATTTGAAAAGCTTGCGTCGAGTATTGTCATTCCCCAAAAAAAACAGAAGTTAAGGTCGATCGTTTTTATGAGTTACAATCATGGGGAGGGTACATCCACTATAGTAAAGTATTTTGCCGAGTCCTTGGCCCTCGGGCAAAAGCACAACGTGCTGGTAGTTGACGCAAATACCCGAACCCCTAGCCTGGGACAAAGATCAAATGGCAACGAGGTTAAACACAAATTTTCCTTTTCAGACCTCTTTACGGGGCAGATTGAAGACTGGGCATTGCCCAAGCCTTCGCCTGATTCCAACTTTTCTACCGTTCCAAGTGGAGATATTACATATCACCCATCACAGGTATTCGATCATGAACAATTTGACAGGTTCATAGATAGCGCAAAGAAACTGTTCCATTTTGTGATTTTCGATTCAAGCCCCATCGGTTTATACTATGACTCAATTGTCTTGAGTTCGCACGTAGACGGCGTCATATTGGTCGTTCAGGCAGAAAGAACGCAGCCGAACGAACTAAAACGGGCGAAACAGATGTTGCACGATAGTGATATCCCTGTACTGGGGGTCGTCTTGAACAGGCGGAGGTTTCGTATTCCAGCTTTTGTTTATCAAAGGTTTTTTGGATAG
- the murJ gene encoding murein biosynthesis integral membrane protein MurJ produces MKRLSVQGIAEATVIIAIARALAGFLKLLVIVFIAREFGAGLIVDAYMVAKSVPMLFFVIGEATFVTSFLPVFVNYRVKEGENQAWLLSDSVFSFLLLFLTAVVACVVFFAPGLTFALAPGLPEETLSLGASLVRMMSPVIVLAGASSMAASIFNSYRNFTIPAVASVLFPLGIIIAVWLFADVIGIYAIPLGAVAGAVAQAGITIAVLGKTKRWLRPTLHFQCSGFFETVRSTVPRLLTLVVNRANIMVDRVFASALGGGYIAALSYADRVVQISVVLFTSSFANAAMPVLSKSGASGDFDRVRRLFHKMTGFLFFVTMPASIILILFGKTITTLLLQRGAFDVDAVILTSSAMMFYGFGLLPFAMTMLLGVFFYALSDSMTPMKAAFVCFFLNVGLDALLVRFLELGGLALTTSLVAIFSTVFLFWFLNKKIGPLDLRRIMASFGKTLTSACLMGVIMWGVMVYFERSNAQPGLWLQLGGSLCLGFVGYAGICCLFKVDECRVIVDAVCRRFQPRHR; encoded by the coding sequence ATGAAGCGCTTATCAGTACAGGGGATTGCCGAGGCGACTGTCATAATCGCCATTGCTCGAGCCTTGGCAGGCTTTTTGAAGCTACTTGTCATTGTTTTTATCGCGCGGGAGTTCGGGGCTGGTCTCATAGTCGATGCTTACATGGTTGCAAAATCGGTACCTATGTTGTTTTTCGTCATAGGTGAGGCGACATTTGTGACCAGTTTTTTGCCTGTATTCGTCAATTACAGGGTCAAGGAAGGTGAAAATCAGGCCTGGCTCCTGTCCGATTCCGTCTTTAGTTTCCTGCTCCTTTTCCTGACTGCCGTTGTCGCTTGTGTTGTGTTCTTTGCCCCCGGCCTGACCTTTGCGCTTGCTCCCGGGTTGCCCGAAGAAACCCTGTCCCTTGGGGCTTCCCTGGTAAGAATGATGTCTCCCGTCATAGTGCTTGCCGGTGCTTCCAGCATGGCAGCATCCATTTTCAATTCCTATCGTAACTTTACGATTCCGGCGGTTGCTTCGGTTTTGTTTCCCTTGGGAATCATAATTGCTGTCTGGCTGTTTGCCGACGTGATAGGCATTTACGCTATTCCCCTGGGGGCAGTTGCTGGAGCCGTTGCCCAAGCCGGCATCACGATAGCAGTTCTGGGAAAGACAAAAAGATGGCTTAGGCCGACGCTGCATTTTCAGTGTTCGGGATTTTTTGAGACGGTGAGGTCAACTGTACCCAGGCTTTTGACGCTTGTGGTCAACCGGGCAAACATCATGGTCGACAGGGTTTTTGCTTCAGCCCTGGGAGGTGGATATATCGCTGCGCTAAGTTATGCGGATAGAGTGGTGCAGATTTCTGTGGTTCTTTTTACCAGTTCATTTGCAAACGCAGCCATGCCGGTCTTGAGCAAGTCTGGTGCGTCTGGTGATTTCGATCGAGTAAGGAGACTATTTCATAAAATGACCGGATTTCTCTTTTTTGTTACCATGCCAGCGTCGATTATTCTCATTCTTTTTGGAAAAACGATCACCACCCTTTTGCTCCAAAGAGGTGCCTTCGACGTTGATGCGGTAATTTTGACCTCTTCCGCCATGATGTTTTACGGATTCGGACTGTTGCCCTTTGCAATGACCATGTTGCTGGGTGTGTTTTTCTACGCCTTGAGTGATTCAATGACTCCGATGAAGGCGGCTTTTGTGTGTTTTTTCCTTAATGTAGGACTTGATGCCCTCCTGGTTCGGTTTCTCGAACTCGGTGGCCTCGCCCTTACCACTTCGTTGGTGGCGATCTTCAGTACAGTCTTTCTATTCTGGTTCCTCAACAAGAAAATCGGCCCCTTGGATTTGAGGCGAATCATGGCCTCTTTTGGGAAGACCTTGACGTCGGCTTGTCTCATGGGGGTGATTATGTGGGGAGTCATGGTCTATTTTGAACGTTCAAACGCTCAGCCGGGATTATGGCTCCAGTTAGGGGGTAGCCTATGCCTTGGTTTTGTTGGATATGCTGGCATTTGCTGTTTGTTTAAGGTGGATGAATGCCGCGTGATCGTGGATGCCGTGTGTAGAAGATTTCAGCCTCGCCATAGGTAA
- a CDS encoding O-antigen ligase family protein, with protein MVIFVCGSFVVAILGLVEGASGEQLYALPFLKWKSLFGAGLPEMVLKIEPNRIAGPTGNSERHTMYMITLTFICLYLFGAIKSKGMKAFIGAIIVVAAVNIVGAAYKVGIVALTASLVIFCYFSGAKKKWVVLISSIAALFVMIFLVYLVFPDINVERLISLSGEAGQHAKLRIRNMLIALQMFFHSPIIGSGPNGFINEYFRYALFYPEAVQQKLTAHNLYLQVLVDHGLLGLLVFLFVLITVAKSLRRRITGTISRNRELAVAIFAALCAYAIVWLASSLLLDLNVWLLFAVAGVLERIERTGESARDLSRKMAA; from the coding sequence ATGGTGATTTTCGTTTGCGGTAGTTTTGTAGTTGCCATCTTAGGATTGGTAGAAGGTGCGTCTGGAGAGCAGCTCTATGCGCTTCCTTTTTTGAAGTGGAAATCCTTATTTGGTGCGGGACTGCCGGAAATGGTTCTGAAGATTGAGCCTAACAGAATCGCCGGCCCCACAGGCAACTCTGAAAGACACACGATGTACATGATTACCCTGACTTTTATCTGCCTCTATTTGTTTGGCGCCATCAAATCAAAAGGGATGAAAGCGTTTATTGGCGCCATTATCGTCGTGGCTGCTGTGAATATCGTCGGGGCTGCTTACAAGGTTGGGATAGTTGCCCTAACTGCCTCATTAGTCATTTTTTGTTATTTTAGTGGGGCAAAGAAAAAATGGGTTGTGCTCATTTCGAGTATTGCGGCATTGTTTGTGATGATCTTTCTGGTATACCTTGTTTTCCCGGACATCAATGTAGAGCGTTTGATTTCCCTAAGCGGTGAGGCTGGGCAGCATGCGAAGCTGAGAATTCGCAATATGTTAATAGCATTGCAAATGTTTTTCCACAGTCCGATTATTGGCTCCGGCCCTAACGGTTTTATTAATGAATATTTTCGGTATGCCCTGTTTTATCCGGAGGCTGTGCAGCAGAAGCTGACAGCCCACAATTTATATTTACAGGTATTGGTGGATCATGGGTTGCTGGGTCTGCTTGTATTCTTGTTTGTCCTGATCACGGTGGCAAAAAGTCTGCGGCGTCGGATCACCGGAACAATCAGCCGTAATAGAGAGCTGGCAGTTGCCATTTTTGCGGCTTTATGTGCCTATGCAATCGTATGGTTGGCCTCCAGTTTGTTACTTGATCTGAATGTCTGGTTGCTCTTTGCTGTTGCGGGCGTTTTGGAAAGAATTGAGAGAACTGGCGAAAGTGCGCGCGACCTGTCCAGGAAGATGGCTGCATGA
- a CDS encoding glycosyltransferase, which translates to MNILYVIEGDGGGAVTHVLTLAQGLSAMGVSVRIAFMCKGPAVTEAGKLGLSFSVVNKTMPLDIRPVLELLSVLKKHGIDIIHSHTIRGNFYARLAGLLYRRPIKCVTTIHSHIVDELRGEGTFGFRDWLLWKREKLTWKKVDHFICVSEGLRHRLLSNSVPYDRISVVANGVEVSDLTAREKHRKSVREEFSLQDDEVLVTTVGRLVPVKNHILFLQAARTVVKTKSVKFLVVGDGVLFNSLKEKTKGWNLEGRVFFAGWRDNVGRILYATDIYVITSVVEGLNLSVLEAMAHGVPIVGTDVKGVSDIVVDKETGFLVELNNVDRLANAILTLAGNRELSERMGRNGRQLVEERYSVQAMVDNTARVYEDLYKISGNEVL; encoded by the coding sequence ATGAATATTCTCTATGTGATAGAAGGGGATGGCGGAGGTGCGGTAACGCACGTCTTGACACTGGCGCAAGGCTTGTCAGCAATGGGTGTGTCAGTCAGGATTGCCTTTATGTGCAAGGGGCCTGCCGTGACAGAAGCCGGAAAACTGGGGCTGAGTTTTTCGGTGGTTAACAAGACAATGCCACTGGACATTCGTCCTGTCCTGGAGCTTCTATCAGTTTTAAAAAAGCATGGCATTGATATTATACACAGTCATACTATACGTGGGAACTTTTATGCGAGGCTGGCCGGATTGCTGTACAGGAGGCCGATAAAATGTGTTACAACAATACATAGTCATATCGTTGATGAACTTAGAGGAGAGGGGACCTTCGGGTTCCGGGATTGGCTGTTGTGGAAAAGGGAGAAGCTGACCTGGAAGAAAGTAGACCATTTCATATGCGTGTCAGAGGGGTTAAGGCACAGGCTACTATCAAACAGTGTCCCTTATGACAGGATATCGGTAGTAGCGAATGGTGTCGAGGTGTCTGACTTGACGGCCAGGGAGAAACATAGAAAGTCTGTGAGAGAGGAGTTTTCATTACAGGATGATGAGGTACTGGTAACAACCGTTGGACGACTGGTCCCTGTGAAAAACCACATATTATTTCTTCAAGCTGCAAGGACTGTAGTGAAGACGAAAAGCGTGAAGTTTCTTGTTGTCGGAGATGGCGTGCTCTTCAATTCACTCAAGGAGAAGACGAAGGGGTGGAACCTTGAAGGCAGAGTGTTTTTTGCCGGATGGAGAGACAACGTTGGAAGGATACTCTATGCAACGGATATATATGTGATTACGTCCGTTGTAGAGGGGCTTAATCTTTCCGTATTGGAGGCCATGGCACACGGTGTGCCAATTGTGGGAACGGACGTGAAGGGAGTTTCTGACATTGTAGTGGATAAGGAGACCGGCTTCCTGGTTGAGTTGAATAATGTTGATAGGCTTGCAAACGCTATACTCACACTGGCCGGCAACAGGGAGTTATCCGAGCGAATGGGGAGAAATGGCAGACAACTCGTTGAAGAGAGATATTCAGTTCAGGCAATGGTGGACAATACCGCAAGGGTCTATGAAGACTTGTATAAAATTTCAGGCAATGAGGTATTATAG
- a CDS encoding alkaline phosphatase family protein, whose product MGCKKILFIELDGATWDVITPLIGKGKLPSIKRLRDMGSSGILMSEHAAISPKIWTSMFAGKGHEKTGIDFFGGTSRMVKCKRLWDIFSENGYRVGVFGSFATWPPYEVNGFMIPAIDSVGTETYPPEYTVFQELALNERKKSKGMEVGSLPLTSTLEYAIKLKKIGVCWKTYLKVLGFFTERVMGYLGRPKDQHWKKVILHSEISADVFIHLCRRFRPDFATIHMHICDFLSHRYWMAYEPSKFPGIEKKLVEQYREVIPRGYIQADKAIGRILDSVGKEANIVLVSDHGFEAKAGGFNPHEISIDKLLEVLRLRGKVIGARFGPGVYINFQDEMLMHHAADVLAHAFSEETGEKVFHVRIFEKTLIVQKPMEKLNRDEILKSDSFIDFGEYGTHRALDLYVREKQMMSGVHAEEGVIVMCGPDIKSGARLENLSFYDIAPTVLWLMGLPVAKDMCGRAIIEAVDETYLRENPLKEIDTYEEGVDAEDTVEELDYGKIEERLKSLGYL is encoded by the coding sequence ATGGGGTGTAAGAAAATACTGTTCATAGAGCTGGATGGTGCTACATGGGATGTTATAACCCCGCTGATTGGGAAAGGAAAACTCCCGAGCATCAAGCGACTCAGAGATATGGGTTCGTCTGGTATCCTGATGTCTGAACATGCGGCGATATCCCCAAAGATATGGACATCCATGTTTGCAGGGAAGGGCCATGAGAAGACGGGGATTGATTTTTTTGGCGGTACTTCGAGGATGGTGAAATGCAAACGATTATGGGATATCTTTAGCGAAAATGGGTATAGAGTAGGAGTCTTTGGCAGCTTCGCCACATGGCCGCCCTATGAGGTCAATGGGTTTATGATACCAGCCATTGATTCGGTCGGGACAGAAACCTACCCGCCGGAATACACGGTCTTCCAAGAGCTCGCCTTGAACGAACGAAAGAAATCTAAAGGGATGGAGGTCGGCTCTTTGCCTCTGACTAGTACGTTGGAGTATGCCATCAAGTTGAAAAAGATAGGGGTTTGTTGGAAGACCTACTTGAAGGTTTTGGGGTTTTTTACAGAACGTGTGATGGGCTATCTTGGCAGACCGAAAGATCAGCATTGGAAGAAAGTGATCCTTCATTCGGAGATTTCCGCAGATGTCTTTATCCATTTGTGCAGGCGCTTCCGACCGGATTTTGCCACAATTCACATGCATATTTGCGATTTTCTTTCTCACAGGTACTGGATGGCCTATGAGCCATCCAAGTTTCCTGGGATAGAGAAAAAGCTGGTTGAGCAATACAGGGAGGTCATACCCAGGGGCTATATTCAGGCTGACAAGGCCATCGGAAGGATCTTGGATTCAGTTGGCAAGGAGGCAAACATTGTTTTAGTGTCCGATCATGGTTTTGAGGCAAAAGCGGGCGGGTTCAACCCTCACGAGATAAGTATTGATAAGTTGTTGGAGGTGTTAAGGTTACGCGGAAAGGTCATCGGCGCCCGGTTTGGGCCTGGGGTATACATAAACTTTCAGGATGAAATGCTTATGCATCATGCAGCTGATGTGCTGGCCCATGCCTTCTCGGAAGAGACAGGTGAAAAGGTGTTTCACGTACGAATTTTCGAAAAAACACTTATTGTTCAAAAACCCATGGAGAAATTGAATCGAGACGAAATTTTGAAGAGTGATTCATTTATAGATTTTGGAGAATACGGAACGCATCGTGCCCTTGATTTGTATGTCAGGGAAAAGCAAATGATGTCCGGAGTTCATGCTGAAGAAGGTGTTATAGTCATGTGTGGTCCTGATATAAAAAGTGGCGCGCGACTGGAGAATCTGTCATTCTATGACATAGCACCAACGGTCCTGTGGCTCATGGGTTTGCCTGTGGCCAAGGATATGTGCGGCAGGGCAATAATAGAAGCTGTAGATGAAACTTATTTGAGAGAAAACCCATTGAAAGAGATTGACACCTATGAAGAAGGCGTAGATGCAGAGGATACTGTTGAAGAATTAGACTACGGCAAGATAGAAGAACGACTCAAGAGTTTGGGATATCTTTAG
- a CDS encoding polysaccharide deacetylase family protein, which yields MGRSIGKGKRFLSAALVLWGHLYPRRVIPVLLYHSVDDSGSVISISPEQFKAQMRYLKYEGFSTISLKEYLNYLLGDEQPSGKKVVITFDDGFKNNYTEAFAVLKKYRFAATIFISTEHIGGTCSWERDKSIPELPMLTWDEIEEMSDYGINFESHACGHRYLSKLSENEARDELMMSKSTIEKRTGRQVDFFCHPYGDWSEQTKLLAKECGYKGAFTRPGFSSMSSKEDLYDLKRIGTAQFSCLEDFKAGLLGTYDWYVKFKEYLGIRRFRDLQIWDCD from the coding sequence ATGGGACGGAGTATTGGTAAAGGCAAGAGATTCCTGTCGGCCGCATTGGTTCTTTGGGGACATCTGTATCCAAGGAGAGTAATCCCTGTCCTATTGTATCATTCTGTTGATGATTCAGGTTCCGTAATTTCCATTTCTCCAGAACAATTCAAAGCGCAGATGAGATACCTGAAATATGAAGGTTTTAGTACTATATCCTTGAAAGAGTACTTGAATTATTTGCTTGGCGACGAGCAACCTTCTGGGAAAAAGGTAGTTATTACCTTTGATGATGGATTTAAAAATAACTACACCGAAGCCTTCGCCGTGCTAAAGAAGTATCGATTTGCCGCCACAATCTTTATTTCCACAGAGCATATCGGGGGGACATGCTCCTGGGAGAGAGACAAGTCTATTCCGGAACTTCCCATGTTGACATGGGACGAAATAGAGGAGATGAGTGACTACGGTATTAATTTTGAGTCCCATGCCTGTGGCCACCGTTATCTGTCTAAACTCTCAGAAAATGAGGCAAGAGATGAACTAATGATGAGCAAATCGACCATAGAGAAAAGGACCGGGCGGCAAGTGGACTTCTTTTGTCATCCCTACGGGGATTGGAGCGAGCAAACAAAGCTGTTGGCAAAGGAATGCGGTTATAAGGGGGCTTTTACACGGCCGGGTTTCAGTTCTATGAGTTCTAAGGAAGATCTGTATGATTTGAAAAGAATTGGGACGGCGCAGTTTTCATGTTTGGAGGATTTTAAAGCCGGACTCTTGGGAACATATGATTGGTATGTGAAGTTTAAGGAATATTTGGGGATTAGGAGATTTAGGGATTTACAGATTTGGGATTGCGACTAG
- a CDS encoding alkaline phosphatase family protein, producing MSENGKRKVVVIGLDGATLDIIRPLANRGRLPNLARIMKDGVHGELESTIHPITPQAWTSFLTGKKAGKHGILDFSRRKKDSYDIEFVNASLRKTESIFSILSGAGKKVGAIAIPFTFPPEKVNGFMLSGMDSPGEDIRAVYPDALYDEIKKAFGHYHIHLASPVGRRIDQAKFWKDIKTEDENRTQISRYLMQKYSCDLFMTVYNNTDRVAHQHLDESVYNNIQNGRGIDAEDLLVKTYENTDSHVGALISDLGGDTSVIIMSDHGSGPIKRVFFLNRWLEENGFLAYRKEKQDAVKRAVRQARFLAKRFLPRSAKNFIEARFGGVRDKVESMLSFSDIDWEKTKAYGFGMYGNIYVNLNGREPNGVVEPGRQYEDLRDQIIEKLKSLRDPDTGEKIVEKVYRREDLYDGPQVEDAPDLLIGWNDYAYYTSVTLGKEKGEIFGPHMNIDCSEYKHVGTHRLNGTFMAMGPDIKKGIEICGAGICDVAPTILYMLGEPIPDDMDGRVFAEIFEEDFYRDNPPQYRRSGQIERADEVVAYSDEESRNVAERLKGLGYL from the coding sequence GTGTCTGAGAACGGGAAAAGAAAAGTGGTGGTAATCGGTTTGGATGGGGCAACCCTTGATATTATCAGGCCCTTGGCCAACAGAGGGAGGCTGCCTAATCTGGCCAGGATAATGAAAGATGGCGTGCACGGCGAATTGGAATCGACCATACATCCTATCACTCCCCAGGCATGGACTAGCTTTTTAACGGGGAAGAAGGCAGGCAAACACGGTATTCTTGATTTCAGCCGTAGAAAGAAGGATTCCTATGATATTGAATTCGTTAACGCCAGTCTGAGGAAAACTGAGAGCATTTTCTCCATACTAAGCGGGGCTGGCAAGAAAGTGGGGGCAATAGCAATACCATTTACCTTCCCGCCCGAAAAGGTAAATGGCTTTATGCTTTCGGGCATGGACTCGCCAGGTGAAGACATCAGAGCCGTGTATCCCGATGCGCTTTACGATGAGATAAAGAAAGCATTTGGTCACTATCACATACATCTGGCTTCGCCTGTGGGACGAAGAATCGACCAGGCAAAATTCTGGAAGGACATCAAAACAGAAGATGAAAACAGGACACAGATTAGCAGATATCTGATGCAAAAATACTCCTGCGATCTCTTCATGACCGTCTACAATAACACAGATCGCGTTGCGCACCAACATCTCGACGAGTCTGTGTACAATAACATTCAAAATGGCAGAGGCATAGATGCAGAGGACCTATTGGTAAAGACCTATGAGAATACCGATTCCCATGTAGGCGCTCTCATTTCGGATTTGGGCGGAGATACATCCGTTATTATCATGTCAGACCACGGTTCGGGTCCGATAAAAAGAGTCTTTTTCCTGAACAGATGGTTGGAGGAAAACGGCTTTCTGGCATACAGAAAAGAGAAACAAGATGCGGTGAAAAGGGCTGTGCGTCAGGCTCGATTTCTTGCGAAGCGCTTCTTGCCACGGTCTGCAAAAAATTTCATTGAAGCAAGGTTCGGGGGGGTAAGAGACAAGGTCGAATCGATGTTATCTTTTTCAGACATTGACTGGGAAAAGACAAAGGCCTACGGCTTCGGCATGTATGGCAATATCTATGTGAACCTTAATGGCAGGGAACCAAATGGTGTTGTGGAGCCTGGCAGGCAATATGAGGATCTGCGCGATCAGATCATCGAGAAGCTCAAAAGCCTTAGAGATCCTGACACGGGGGAGAAAATTGTAGAAAAAGTATACAGGCGGGAGGATTTGTACGACGGGCCTCAAGTTGAGGATGCCCCGGATTTGCTGATCGGCTGGAATGATTATGCCTATTATACTTCAGTTACCCTGGGCAAGGAAAAGGGAGAGATTTTCGGTCCCCACATGAACATTGACTGCTCAGAGTATAAACACGTAGGTACTCACCGGCTCAACGGGACCTTTATGGCAATGGGACCTGACATAAAAAAAGGCATTGAGATCTGCGGTGCTGGGATATGTGATGTGGCGCCAACGATCCTTTATATGCTTGGTGAACCGATCCCCGATGATATGGACGGAAGGGTGTTTGCTGAGATATTCGAGGAGGATTTCTACAGGGACAATCCTCCCCAATACAGGCGCTCCGGACAGATTGAGAGGGCTGATGAGGTTGTTGCCTATTCAGACGAAGAGAGCCGGAATGTGGCGGAGAGGTTAAAGGGGTTGGGGTATCTATAG